A region from the uncultured Bacteroides sp. genome encodes:
- a CDS encoding pitrilysin family protein: MLKINKQVFLNGLRLVHSQDTSTQMVALNMLYNVGAKDENPEHTGFAHLFEHLMFGGSVNIADFDGPLQLAGGENNAWTNNDITNYYLTIPKQNVETGFWLESDRMLSLDFSSKSLEAQRGVVMEEFKQRCLNQPYGDVGHLLRPMAYKVHPYQWPTIGKELDHVANATLEEVKDFFFSFYAPNNAVLAVTGNISFEETVRLTEKWFGPIPRRNVHERRLPVEPEQTEERRLVVERNVPLDSLFMVFHMSGRMHADYYVFDILSDILSNGRSSRLTRNLVHERKVFSSIDAYISGSVDAGLFHISGKPATGVSLEEAEAAVWEELSKLKEELIDAEELEKVKNKFESAQIFGNINYLNVATNLAFFEMLGCAEDMEKEVERYRAVTCAQMRVVARNIFRRENASVLYYKKSG; this comes from the coding sequence ATGTTAAAGATAAATAAGCAGGTCTTTTTAAATGGGTTGAGGCTGGTACACTCGCAGGATACCAGTACTCAGATGGTGGCTCTCAATATGTTGTATAATGTTGGGGCAAAAGACGAGAATCCCGAACATACGGGGTTTGCTCACCTTTTTGAACATCTGATGTTTGGAGGCTCGGTAAATATAGCCGATTTTGACGGACCGTTACAGTTGGCAGGAGGAGAGAATAATGCGTGGACCAATAATGATATAACAAATTATTATCTCACGATTCCTAAACAGAATGTAGAAACAGGCTTTTGGTTGGAGTCCGATCGCATGCTCAGTCTTGATTTTAGTTCTAAAAGTCTGGAGGCTCAACGGGGTGTTGTGATGGAGGAATTTAAGCAACGCTGTCTGAATCAGCCTTACGGAGATGTAGGACACTTATTAAGGCCTATGGCTTATAAGGTGCATCCTTATCAGTGGCCTACTATTGGTAAGGAACTGGATCATGTGGCCAATGCCACATTGGAGGAAGTAAAAGATTTCTTTTTTAGTTTTTATGCACCAAACAATGCTGTATTGGCCGTTACCGGCAATATCTCATTTGAGGAGACTGTGCGTTTGACCGAAAAATGGTTTGGCCCCATTCCCCGCCGGAATGTACACGAAAGAAGATTGCCCGTAGAACCTGAGCAGACAGAAGAAAGAAGATTGGTCGTAGAACGTAATGTACCGCTCGATTCTCTTTTTATGGTGTTTCACATGAGCGGGCGCATGCACGCCGATTATTATGTTTTTGACATATTGTCGGATATACTTAGTAATGGACGTTCGAGCAGATTGACCCGTAATCTGGTTCACGAGAGAAAAGTTTTTTCGAGCATTGATGCATACATTTCCGGTAGCGTGGATGCCGGTTTGTTTCATATTAGCGGCAAACCTGCAACGGGTGTTTCTTTAGAAGAGGCTGAGGCCGCCGTATGGGAGGAGCTATCTAAGTTGAAAGAAGAACTTATCGATGCGGAAGAGTTGGAGAAAGTAAAAAATAAGTTTGAATCGGCTCAGATATTCGGAAATATCAATTATCTGAATGTGGCTACTAATCTTGCTTTTTTTGAGATGCTAGGTTGTGCCGAAGATATGGAGAAGGAAGTTGAACGTTATAGAGCCGTTACGTGTGCACAGATGAGGGTTGTTGCCCGAAATATATTTCGCAGAGAGAATGCTTCTGTGCTTTATTATAAAAAATCAGGATAA
- a CDS encoding ATP-binding protein: MLRVQNDRLTKWKIATGYLLLLAILFISLMFIYSEMKSLAISDTEQDSKADSLLLLLHKKDKNTIAMLKALSDANNSLLSAKELDKIVSEQDSVINQQRVQHRIITKRDSLMTPAKKKGFFKRLVEAFVPPKDTALLVNTSLEFSTDTLLQEYNPADSLHNKIRRIRLEKQKTHKANKASNRLLRQVDSHLTLRIDSMIKDYEEEATLRIIQKAELGQKVRQRSMKTIAAIAVGAVLLSAVFLILIWRDITRSNRYRKELEKANRRTEGLLEAREKLMLTITHDFKAPLGSIMGYTDLLSRLVADERQKFYLDNMKSSSGHLLSLVNDLLDFHRLDLNKAEVNRITFNPAQLFDEIKASFQPLVETKGLALQYEVATELNGHFVSDPIRIRQIVNNLLSNAVKFTVKGSISLIVSYEKSMLKITVSDTGKGMAPEDKERIFQEFIRLPGAQGEEGFGLGLSIVRKLVDLLEGNITLDSTKDKGSSFVVTLPLYPVGGVNDEDRTTPDVVQLNQKKSLAGKPNLKILLIDDDKIQLALTAAMLGQYNIPVTCCEQLEELTEHLRNESFDFLLTDVQMPSINGFDLLKLLRASNIAQARTIPMIAVTARSEMSEAYFHDHGFVGCLHKPFSIQELLQVIDCGEAVVETASLSSAESRADATTPELNFASLLVFSADDKEAAHNIIESFITETTKNAVTMNAALQAKDVVMISSMAHKMLPLFTLLGASEAVSLLSWLEGKRDHVFSKEMEEKGLSALSLIHIAVEQAKLFNQQY; the protein is encoded by the coding sequence ATGCTAAGGGTTCAAAATGACAGATTGACTAAATGGAAGATTGCTACAGGTTATTTGTTGCTGTTGGCTATCCTCTTTATTTCACTTATGTTTATATATAGTGAAATGAAGAGTCTTGCAATATCCGATACTGAGCAAGATTCTAAAGCAGATAGCTTGTTATTGCTGTTGCATAAAAAAGATAAGAACACAATAGCCATGTTAAAGGCGCTAAGTGATGCCAACAATAGCTTGTTGTCGGCAAAGGAGTTGGATAAAATAGTCTCTGAACAAGATTCGGTTATTAATCAGCAGCGTGTGCAGCATCGGATTATAACGAAACGCGATTCGCTGATGACTCCGGCTAAGAAGAAAGGATTCTTTAAACGCCTTGTAGAGGCTTTTGTTCCTCCTAAAGATACAGCTTTGCTGGTTAATACTTCATTAGAATTTAGTACGGATACTCTTTTGCAAGAATATAATCCTGCCGATTCTCTTCATAACAAAATACGCCGGATACGTTTAGAAAAGCAGAAGACACATAAAGCGAATAAGGCTAGCAATCGATTGCTTCGTCAGGTGGATAGTCATTTGACTTTACGCATCGATAGTATGATAAAGGACTATGAAGAGGAGGCGACTTTACGCATAATACAGAAAGCGGAACTTGGACAAAAAGTGCGTCAGCGTTCTATGAAAACGATTGCTGCTATTGCAGTAGGAGCGGTGCTGCTTTCCGCCGTTTTTCTTATATTAATTTGGAGAGACATTACACGAAGCAATCGTTATCGAAAGGAGCTGGAAAAAGCAAACCGGCGGACAGAGGGGTTACTCGAGGCTCGCGAGAAATTAATGCTTACCATTACGCATGACTTTAAAGCTCCTTTGGGATCTATTATGGGTTATACCGATTTGCTGTCTCGCCTTGTAGCCGATGAACGGCAAAAGTTCTATCTTGATAATATGAAAAGTTCGTCGGGGCATTTATTGAGCCTTGTCAATGACTTGCTCGATTTTCACCGTCTCGATCTTAATAAAGCTGAAGTGAATCGCATTACATTTAATCCCGCGCAACTATTTGATGAGATTAAAGCCAGTTTTCAGCCTTTGGTCGAAACGAAGGGCCTGGCTTTGCAATACGAAGTGGCGACTGAGTTGAACGGGCATTTTGTTAGTGATCCTATTCGTATTAGGCAGATAGTAAACAATTTATTATCAAATGCGGTGAAGTTTACTGTAAAAGGTAGCATCAGCCTAATTGTAAGCTATGAAAAGTCCATGTTGAAAATAACCGTTTCGGATACGGGAAAGGGTATGGCACCGGAAGACAAAGAACGAATATTTCAGGAATTTATAAGACTTCCGGGTGCCCAAGGCGAGGAAGGATTTGGTTTGGGACTCTCCATTGTGCGCAAATTGGTGGATTTGCTGGAAGGGAACATTACCTTAGACAGCACCAAAGACAAAGGGAGCTCTTTTGTGGTGACCCTGCCTCTTTATCCTGTTGGCGGAGTGAATGATGAAGACAGAACGACGCCCGATGTGGTGCAACTTAATCAAAAGAAGAGCCTTGCCGGAAAACCGAATTTGAAAATATTGTTGATTGACGATGATAAAATTCAACTGGCACTTACCGCTGCTATGCTAGGTCAGTATAACATTCCGGTGACTTGCTGTGAGCAGCTCGAGGAACTGACGGAACATCTTCGTAACGAATCGTTCGACTTTCTGCTGACGGATGTACAGATGCCCTCTATCAACGGATTTGATCTATTGAAACTTCTTCGAGCTTCGAACATCGCACAGGCAAGAACTATTCCAATGATTGCCGTTACGGCCCGAAGTGAGATGAGTGAAGCGTATTTTCACGATCATGGTTTTGTCGGTTGCCTGCATAAACCTTTCTCCATTCAAGAATTGCTGCAAGTTATTGATTGTGGTGAAGCCGTGGTAGAGACCGCTTCGTTATCTTCCGCCGAGTCTCGTGCTGACGCTACTACGCCTGAGCTCAACTTTGCCTCACTTCTGGTTTTCTCGGCAGATGATAAAGAAGCAGCACACAATATCATAGAAAGCTTTATCACTGAAACAACGAAGAATGCTGTCACGATGAATGCCGCATTGCAGGCAAAAGATGTTGTTATGATTTCTTCAATGGCTCACAAGATGCTTCCGCTGTTTACACTTTTAGGAGCATCGGAAGCTGTTTCGTTGCTTTCGTGGCTCGAAGGCAAGAGAGACCATGTTTTCTCTAAAGAGATGGAAGAAAAAGGACTGTCGGCATTGAGTCTTATCCATATTGCGGTTGAACAGGCGAAACTTTTTAATCAGCAGTATTAA
- a CDS encoding MATE family efflux transporter, with protein sequence MNETCYVQKERGHYKALLFLGIPIVIGQLGVIILGFADTLMIGHHSVLELGAASFVNNVFNLGIIFSTGFSYGLTPVVGELYGTGKFAAAGQALKTSLLTNFLVGLLVMLVFYVLYLNIEHLGQPSELIPVMKPYYIVLLISIVFIMLFNAFKQFADGITDTKAAMWILLGGNLLNIIGNYILIYGKLGLPELGLLGAGISTLVSRIVMLIVFVWFFFNSRRYLRYKIGFLRLGWLRGSFRRLNALGWPLGLQMGMETASFNLSAIMIGWIGAYALAAHQVMCTISTFAFLMYYGMGAAVAVRVSHFRGQNDWVNVRRVAYAGLRIILSMAVVISLILFLFRNQLGSWFTDSKEVSTIVTSLMLPMLLYQFGDGLQINFANALRGISDVKPMMLIAFIAYFIISLPTGYFFGFILKWGAAGVWMALPFGLTSAGVMFWLRFKIHAKGSK encoded by the coding sequence ATGAATGAAACCTGTTATGTACAAAAAGAAAGAGGGCACTACAAGGCATTACTATTTTTAGGAATACCTATTGTTATCGGTCAGTTGGGGGTAATTATTCTGGGCTTTGCCGATACTTTGATGATTGGTCATCATAGTGTACTTGAGCTTGGTGCTGCCTCTTTTGTAAATAATGTGTTTAATCTCGGAATCATTTTTAGTACCGGCTTTTCTTATGGACTTACCCCCGTTGTAGGCGAGCTGTATGGAACAGGTAAGTTCGCAGCTGCAGGGCAGGCTTTAAAAACCAGTTTGCTGACCAATTTCTTGGTCGGCTTGTTGGTTATGTTAGTCTTTTACGTTCTTTACTTAAATATAGAACACCTTGGACAGCCATCGGAGCTGATACCTGTGATGAAGCCTTACTACATTGTACTGCTCATTTCCATCGTCTTTATTATGCTTTTTAATGCTTTCAAGCAGTTTGCCGACGGAATAACCGATACAAAAGCTGCCATGTGGATACTTCTTGGAGGCAATCTGCTGAATATTATTGGTAACTACATTCTTATTTATGGAAAACTCGGTTTGCCTGAACTCGGATTGTTGGGTGCCGGGATTAGTACATTGGTTTCGCGCATCGTGATGCTCATCGTGTTTGTTTGGTTCTTCTTTAATAGTCGCCGATATCTACGATATAAAATAGGTTTTCTTCGCTTGGGCTGGCTTCGCGGAAGTTTCCGGCGATTAAATGCCCTGGGATGGCCTCTTGGATTGCAAATGGGTATGGAAACCGCTTCTTTCAACTTAAGTGCAATAATGATTGGATGGATAGGCGCTTATGCTTTGGCGGCTCATCAGGTGATGTGTACCATTTCGACTTTTGCTTTTTTGATGTATTACGGCATGGGAGCTGCTGTAGCTGTGCGCGTGAGCCATTTCCGCGGGCAAAATGACTGGGTAAACGTTAGGCGTGTAGCTTATGCGGGATTACGGATTATATTAAGCATGGCAGTGGTTATTTCTCTGATTCTTTTTCTTTTCAGAAATCAGTTGGGCAGTTGGTTTACTGATAGCAAAGAAGTTTCTACGATTGTAACGTCACTGATGTTACCTATGTTGCTCTATCAATTTGGAGACGGACTTCAAATTAACTTCGCCAATGCTTTACGTGGCATTTCTGATGTTAAGCCGATGATGCTGATTGCTTTTATTGCTTATTTTATAATATCTTTACCCACGGGATATTTTTTCGGTTTCATTCTTAAATGGGGAGCGGCGGGTGTCTGGATGGCTTTGCCTTTCGGACTTACCAGTGCCGGAGTTATGTTTTGGCTAAGATTTAAGATTCATGCTAAGGGTTCAAAATGA
- a CDS encoding peptidylprolyl isomerase yields MKRNLFILLTILICSVTACRSGQKKSEKMENKKGTLLKIETSMGDITVKLYDETPKHRDNFIKLAEAGTYEGTLFHRVIKEFMIQAGDPDSKNAPKGKMLGSGDVGYTLPAEFVYPKYFHKKGALCAARQGDDVNPKKESSGCQFYIVTGKVYNDSTLLGMEQQMNEGKLTSAFNALAQKYMKEIYKMRKANDQDGLYDLQEKLYAQAEAEAAKQPDFHFTPEQMKAYTTVGGTPHLDNQYTVFGEVVDGMDVVDKIQRVKTDRSDRPEEDVKIIKVVVVE; encoded by the coding sequence ATGAAAAGAAATTTATTTATACTATTAACCATACTGATATGCAGTGTTACGGCATGCCGTTCAGGACAAAAGAAAAGCGAAAAGATGGAAAATAAGAAGGGTACATTGTTGAAGATTGAGACAAGCATGGGGGATATTACCGTGAAACTGTATGATGAAACGCCCAAACACAGAGATAATTTTATAAAACTGGCTGAAGCAGGTACTTATGAGGGAACGTTGTTTCATCGAGTAATAAAAGAATTTATGATTCAGGCAGGCGATCCGGATTCGAAGAATGCACCGAAGGGCAAAATGTTGGGCTCCGGCGATGTAGGATATACGCTTCCGGCAGAATTTGTTTACCCAAAGTATTTTCATAAAAAAGGAGCCCTTTGTGCAGCACGTCAGGGTGATGATGTTAATCCGAAGAAAGAATCTTCAGGTTGCCAATTCTATATTGTTACCGGTAAGGTCTATAATGACTCTACTCTTCTTGGCATGGAACAACAGATGAATGAAGGTAAGCTTACTTCTGCCTTTAACGCTTTGGCGCAGAAATACATGAAGGAAATTTATAAGATGCGTAAGGCCAATGATCAGGACGGACTTTACGATTTGCAAGAAAAGCTATATGCTCAGGCTGAAGCTGAAGCAGCTAAACAACCCGACTTTCACTTTACTCCCGAGCAAATGAAAGCATACACAACAGTGGGTGGAACTCCTCATCTGGATAATCAGTACACTGTGTTTGGTGAAGTGGTTGACGGTATGGATGTGGTTGATAAGATTCAGCGGGTGAAAACGGATCGTAGTGACCGCCCTGAAGAAGATGTGAAGATTATTAAAGTAGTTGTTGTAGAATAA
- a CDS encoding translocation/assembly module TamB domain-containing protein, giving the protein MRRKWIKRAVAILLTPILLFALLMLLLYIPPVQNFLRKEALGYASEATGMQINARRIDLRFPLNLLVRDVEVIDSKDTLLSMESLNVQVQLFPLFRGQVEIDDFTLKNIAFNSAQFIHGMRVRGVLGRFAFRSHGVNLSNETADIEEAELSNTHVSLILKNDTTAVLEDTTAASPLWKIALRKLKLKNVSFSMLMPEDSIHLGSHVAEATITDADIDLKRELYGLKHLHASGTSLNYDLGSAKPMKGFDPSHIAIRELNLGVDSVLYRGRNMNAVIRELSLSERSGLSITSMTGRFFANDKVIQVPALKLTTPHSEINFTGQTTWKLIDVPAEGHLVVKLDAFIGKQDLILFAGGLPDAFKKEYPFRPLTIHAGAEGNLTNLQLSRFKVELPGAFSVTGGGELFNLTDSLKRSGTVDLQAITHNLNFLTTLSGTPTNGSIVFPQDMTFIAKAGMRGSRFSSLLRAKDGEGALSLTANYNNKTEAYDADFTIDALQINHFLPKDSIYSLSASGSVKGKGIDVASSLSSAQFDAQLDNLQYGRFHVSDVTLAGEMKNSLIKAHLTSDNLLLKMVADGEYLLKRTYTEGKLNINVEQIDWYKLGYYPTPMKKPFAFKLAAQARKDSVNISLQAGDLSCRFKGRSTLEQLIKQSTSFSTVLMKQIQERRLDHAALRRVLPSAGLALTAGKDNPFSRFLATKEITYDRLSFLFGTTPARGINGRAFIHGLKVDTIQLDTLFLAIKQDTARMNIRGGVINAPSNPQFVFKAYLTGEIRTEDAELMLEYQNAKGETGVLLGVNARPGRNGLLFKFIPEEPIVAFRKFRFNEDNRVYIRKDRHIFANVEMLDKDGMGVRVHSLRDTTFLQNMDIELRRIRLAEISEALPYLPQFSGLLSAEAHYVQKATSLQVSTEATIDELVYEHQRVGDIALGATWLPGENGRHYVNSYLTHEGAEVMTLNGMYRSGVNDSVEVNSTLEHFPLSIADIFIPDQVVSFYGALDGNLHLTGKLSKPSVDGTLTLDSVSIFARQAGARYNFDSKPVEIKDNRLIFNKFEITTTSKNPFVIDGSVDFRELSRPVANLSLFADNYTLLNAPRNNESLVYGKVFVDVKSTVKGPLNALVMRGNMNLLGNTDVTYVLKDSPLSVQDRLGDLVTFTSFNDTLSQKKEDSSISFGGLDMRMTLHIDPAVRLKADLSPDRSSRIELEGGGDLSLQYSPQGELRVSGRYTLSGGILKYSLPVVPLKDFKVNEGSYVEWTGNPMDPNLNFKATERVRASYTQDGTSSSRMVNFDVSVAVKNKMENLSLVFDLEAPEDISAQNELTAMSSEERSKQAIAMLATGVYLSKTGTKSGGIDMGAALNTVLQNQMSSIAGTALKTVNVSFDMENYDATDAGGKRTNYNFRYAQRFFNDRFQVVLGGTISSKENANETQSFIDNVSLEYRLDSSGTRYVRLFHNKNYDSLLEGEITETGVGVVLRKKMNHLGELFIFKRKK; this is encoded by the coding sequence ATGAGACGGAAATGGATCAAAAGAGCAGTTGCAATATTGCTTACTCCTATATTATTATTTGCATTGCTGATGCTGTTGCTTTACATTCCGCCAGTACAAAACTTCCTGCGCAAGGAGGCTCTGGGGTATGCATCTGAAGCCACAGGTATGCAAATAAATGCTCGCCGGATTGATCTTCGTTTTCCCCTCAATCTTTTAGTTCGTGATGTAGAGGTTATTGACTCTAAAGATACCCTCTTGTCTATGGAAAGTTTAAATGTTCAGGTTCAACTTTTTCCGCTTTTTCGGGGGCAAGTAGAAATTGATGACTTTACATTAAAGAATATAGCGTTTAATTCGGCTCAATTTATTCATGGAATGCGAGTGCGCGGGGTATTGGGCCGCTTTGCCTTTAGAAGTCATGGTGTGAATTTATCTAATGAGACGGCCGATATAGAGGAGGCCGAACTTAGTAATACGCACGTTAGCCTGATATTGAAAAATGATACGACTGCTGTTCTTGAAGACACAACTGCTGCATCTCCTCTTTGGAAAATAGCGTTGCGTAAGTTAAAATTAAAAAATGTCTCTTTCAGTATGCTGATGCCCGAAGATTCCATTCATTTGGGGAGCCATGTGGCTGAGGCAACAATTACCGATGCTGATATCGATTTAAAACGTGAACTGTATGGTTTGAAGCACTTGCATGCGAGTGGCACCTCTTTGAATTATGATTTAGGCTCGGCTAAACCGATGAAAGGATTTGATCCGTCTCATATAGCTATTCGTGAGTTGAATCTGGGAGTTGATTCTGTTTTATATCGGGGACGAAATATGAATGCTGTGATTCGTGAACTCTCATTGAGCGAACGTTCGGGGTTGAGCATAACCTCTATGACCGGACGCTTCTTTGCCAATGACAAAGTGATACAAGTCCCGGCTCTAAAACTTACAACTCCTCATTCAGAGATTAATTTTACGGGACAGACAACATGGAAGTTGATTGATGTGCCTGCCGAAGGGCATTTGGTCGTGAAACTAGATGCATTTATAGGGAAACAAGATTTGATACTGTTTGCCGGAGGATTGCCTGATGCCTTTAAAAAAGAATATCCCTTTCGTCCGCTTACAATACATGCCGGTGCAGAGGGAAACTTAACCAATCTGCAATTATCTCGTTTTAAAGTTGAATTGCCCGGTGCTTTCTCTGTCACAGGGGGAGGAGAACTATTTAACCTCACCGATTCGTTAAAGCGCTCTGGTACGGTTGATCTGCAGGCCATCACTCATAACCTGAATTTTTTGACTACTCTTTCCGGTACTCCTACAAACGGATCTATTGTGTTTCCACAGGATATGACATTTATTGCTAAAGCCGGAATGAGGGGCTCTCGTTTTAGCAGTCTGCTCAGAGCTAAAGATGGGGAAGGTGCTTTGTCGCTGACGGCTAATTATAATAATAAGACTGAGGCTTACGACGCCGACTTTACGATAGATGCTTTGCAAATCAATCACTTCCTTCCTAAAGACTCCATCTATTCGCTATCGGCCTCCGGCAGTGTAAAAGGCAAAGGGATAGACGTTGCTTCGTCACTCTCTTCGGCGCAGTTTGATGCACAGCTTGATAATTTGCAGTATGGACGGTTCCACGTTTCAGACGTAACACTTGCAGGTGAAATGAAAAATTCCTTGATTAAAGCACATTTAACGAGTGATAATCTATTGCTGAAAATGGTTGCTGACGGAGAATATTTGCTGAAGCGCACTTATACCGAAGGAAAATTGAATATCAATGTGGAACAGATTGATTGGTATAAACTGGGATATTATCCCACTCCGATGAAGAAACCATTCGCCTTTAAGCTTGCTGCACAGGCCCGTAAAGATTCCGTGAATATCTCTTTGCAAGCAGGCGATTTAAGTTGTCGTTTCAAAGGCCGCAGTACATTGGAGCAATTGATAAAACAGTCAACAAGTTTCTCTACAGTATTGATGAAGCAAATACAAGAGAGGCGCCTCGATCATGCTGCTTTGCGTCGTGTGCTTCCTTCGGCCGGCCTGGCTCTTACGGCCGGTAAAGACAATCCGTTTAGTCGCTTTTTGGCTACAAAAGAAATTACGTATGACAGACTTTCGTTCCTATTCGGAACAACGCCTGCCCGTGGAATAAATGGCAGGGCGTTTATACATGGCCTCAAAGTCGATACGATACAGCTAGATACTCTCTTTCTGGCAATTAAGCAAGATACCGCTCGGATGAATATTCGCGGCGGAGTAATTAATGCTCCGAGCAATCCTCAATTTGTGTTTAAAGCTTATCTCACCGGAGAAATTCGCACAGAAGATGCCGAACTAATGCTAGAGTATCAAAATGCTAAAGGAGAAACAGGGGTGTTACTGGGCGTAAATGCGCGTCCGGGTAGAAATGGCTTATTATTCAAATTTATTCCGGAAGAGCCGATAGTGGCTTTTCGAAAGTTTCGTTTCAATGAAGATAATCGGGTTTACATTCGTAAAGACAGGCATATATTTGCAAATGTGGAGATGCTCGATAAAGATGGTATGGGTGTACGTGTACATTCTTTGCGTGATACAACCTTTTTGCAAAATATGGACATAGAGCTACGCCGTATTCGTTTGGCCGAAATCAGCGAAGCCTTGCCTTATCTGCCTCAATTCTCCGGTTTGCTTTCGGCTGAAGCTCATTATGTTCAAAAAGCGACTTCTCTACAAGTTTCTACCGAGGCTACAATAGACGAATTGGTTTATGAACATCAACGGGTAGGAGATATTGCTTTGGGAGCAACATGGCTACCCGGAGAGAACGGTCGCCATTACGTGAATAGTTACTTAACTCATGAAGGCGCCGAGGTCATGACTCTCAACGGGATGTATCGTTCCGGAGTGAATGATAGCGTTGAAGTAAATAGTACTTTAGAGCACTTCCCATTGAGTATTGCCGACATTTTTATACCTGATCAGGTTGTTTCATTCTATGGCGCTTTGGATGGTAATCTTCATTTAACCGGTAAACTATCAAAGCCATCGGTTGATGGAACATTAACGCTCGATAGTGTATCGATCTTTGCCAGACAAGCAGGTGCTCGTTATAATTTTGATAGTAAGCCGGTAGAGATAAAGGACAATCGGTTGATCTTTAATAAATTTGAAATAACGACAACCAGCAAGAATCCTTTTGTGATTGATGGCTCTGTCGATTTTCGCGAACTATCCCGTCCTGTGGCTAACTTATCTTTGTTTGCCGATAATTATACGCTGCTTAATGCCCCCCGTAACAATGAAAGTTTGGTTTATGGAAAAGTCTTTGTTGATGTTAAATCTACGGTAAAAGGTCCTCTCAATGCTTTGGTTATGCGGGGGAATATGAATCTGCTAGGTAACACAGATGTGACTTATGTACTGAAGGATTCTCCGCTTAGCGTGCAAGATCGACTAGGTGATTTAGTGACGTTCACTTCTTTTAATGATACGCTTTCGCAAAAGAAAGAAGATTCTTCCATTTCTTTTGGGGGACTTGACATGCGGATGACATTGCATATTGATCCTGCCGTTCGTTTAAAGGCCGATTTGAGTCCGGATCGTAGCAGCCGCATAGAATTAGAAGGAGGAGGTGATCTTTCTTTGCAGTATTCTCCTCAGGGAGAGTTGAGGGTTTCAGGGCGATATACGCTTTCGGGCGGCATTCTAAAATATTCTTTACCTGTGGTACCGTTAAAGGATTTCAAAGTAAATGAAGGAAGTTATGTGGAATGGACGGGTAATCCGATGGATCCTAATCTTAATTTTAAAGCCACTGAGCGTGTGCGTGCCTCTTATACACAAGATGGTACTTCATCATCTCGTATGGTGAATTTTGATGTTTCGGTTGCGGTGAAAAACAAGATGGAGAATTTATCGTTGGTTTTTGATTTGGAGGCTCCTGAAGACATCAGTGCTCAGAATGAACTTACGGCTATGTCGTCCGAGGAGCGGAGTAAGCAAGCAATAGCCATGTTGGCAACGGGTGTTTATTTGTCCAAGACCGGAACTAAGAGTGGGGGAATTGATATGGGAGCTGCATTAAATACTGTTTTACAAAATCAAATGTCCAGCATAGCAGGAACTGCTTTGAAAACAGTTAATGTCTCTTTTGATATGGAGAATTACGATGCCACGGATGCGGGTGGGAAAAGGACTAATTATAATTTTCGTTATGCTCAGCGGTTTTTTAATGACCGTTTTCAAGTAGTGTTGGGAGGTACCATTTCATCGAAAGAGAATGCCAACGAAACGCAATCATTTATTGATAATGTGTCGCTGGAATATCGTTTGGATTCGTCGGGAACACGCTATGTACGCCTCTTTCATAATAAAAACTACGATAGCCTTCTTGAAGGAGAGATAACTGAAACGGGCGTGGGAGTTGTTTTACGAAAAAAAATGAACCACTTAGGAGAGTTGTTTATCTTTAAACGAAAGAAATAG